One stretch of Arachis duranensis cultivar V14167 chromosome 1, aradu.V14167.gnm2.J7QH, whole genome shotgun sequence DNA includes these proteins:
- the LOC107485427 gene encoding uncharacterized protein LOC107485427, with the protein MGPSDSNSFGTNSDEEFPRGDDLDFLDDDSEADEDRPQDKRIAELSREDIMQLQFTDEEAVYRFYKTYAMTHDFAVRLDEVRRDSDGCVIMRQIVCNQAGLRKEEVEKDERIRDHRPLTQSCCRARIHARLDRKIYKLKVILFYEEQSHGLVDPLDVSIIPEYCTFSVSDKAQAKNLHDIGIRTCHILGYLAT; encoded by the coding sequence ATGGGGCCGTCGGATAGCAATTCTTTTGGAACAAACTCCGATGAGGAGTTCCCAAGAGGAGACGATCTAGATTTTTTAGACGACGATTCGGAGGCTGATGAAGATAGACCTCAAGATAAAAGAATAGCAGAGCTGTCACGAGAAGATATCATGCAACTTCAGTTTACAGATGAGGAAGCTGTTTATCGATTCTATAAGACTTATGCAATGACGCACGATTTCGCTGTGAGGTTGGATGAAGTCAGACGTGATAGCGATGGTTGTGTAATTATGCGCCAAATTGTTTGTAATCAGGCAGGCTTAAgaaaggaagaggttgaaaaggATGAAAGAATCAGGGACCACCGACCCCTAACTCAAAGTTGTTGCCGGGCGAGAATTCATGCAAGACTAGatagaaaaatttataaattgaagGTTATTTTGTTCTATGAAGAGCAATCTCATGGATTAGTTGATCCACTCGACGTTAGCATAATTCCTGAGTATTGCACATTCAGTGTCTCGGATAAAGCTCAGGCGAAGAATTTGCACGACATAGGCATCAGGACCTGTCACATCTTGGGATACTTGGCTACTTAA